AATTTTATAATTGAAAAAAGCAGAGGGGGCCTCATATTAATAAAGCGATTCAGCATAAGAAATAACCCTTCACAAATACAGCGCCTGATAAAGCATCTTGAGGTAACATGGGTATATAATATAAAGCGTAATAATTACCATGAATACATAAGTGTATAAACAAAGCGCTTAAATAGACGACAAAGCACTTGACATATAATGCCAAGGATACTAAATTAAACAGCGTAAAGACATTTAATGTCAAACGCTATTAAGGAGTGTTATGAATATTCATAAAATTGCCATTCATCTAAATCAATTAGAAGATAAAACAGAAACTGGTTTTAATTTTGATTGTACGCCTATTGATGGTGAGATTGATGTATTACAAGTCGATGTGATTGGCCGTGAAGAGATCCCTATTTTTCTTTCTATCAGTGATAATCAAATATTGTGTATTGCTTATCTCTGGGGAGAAGAAGAGATAAAAACTGATTTAAAAGCAAATATGATGGAAGCCATGCTTGAAATGAATATCCCTATGCCCCTTTCTTCTTTTGCTAAAGTGGGTAATAAATATGTCGTTTTTGGCGCATTATCTATCCATTCCAGCCTAGAAGATATTGAATTAGAAATCGTCACTTTAAGTGATAATAGCTTAGAAGTCATAAGCGCCATGGACAGTTACTTAAATTAATTCGGAGATCTTATGAGTATATTTAAAAAAATTATGAGCGCAGTTAGAGGTGGAGCACGCGAAGCTGGAGAAGCTATTGTAGATGCTAATTCAACGCGTATTTTTGAACAAGAGATCCGTGATAGTGAAAAACACATCACTATTGCGAAGCGCAACCTCACTGAAGTGATGGCGAAACAAATGCAAACCGCGCGTGAACTTGCACAGTTACAAAACAGTATAAAAGAGCATGAAGGTTATGCGATACAAGCTTTAGATCAAGGCAATGAAGCCTTAGCTATCGAAGTGGCAGAAAAAATTGGTGAACTCGAAACGAGCCATAGCGAGCAGCAACAAGCAAATGAAAGCTATTTGAAAAATGCACAGCGTTTAAAAGACTTAATCAAAAAAAGTGAACGCCAATTAATGGACTATAAACGTCAATTAAGCATGATCAAAACCACAGAAAGCGTTCAAAAAGCGACCTCTGCTATCACTGACAATTTTACGGCGAGTAACTCTAAGTTACTAAATGCTAAAGATTCTTTAGAAAGAATTAAAGCCAAGCAAGCACTATTTGATGATAAATTAAAAGCGGCTGAACAACTTGAGTCAGAAGATACAGATCAATCACTCAAAAACAAGCTAAAAGAAGCCGGTATTGGCGCAAAAGCCTCCTCTGCACAATCTATTTTAGATCGTTTAAAGAGCAAATAAAATCGCCTTTTCAATCGCACACT
The sequence above is a segment of the Psychromonas sp. CNPT3 genome. Coding sequences within it:
- a CDS encoding PspA/IM30 family protein; this encodes MSIFKKIMSAVRGGAREAGEAIVDANSTRIFEQEIRDSEKHITIAKRNLTEVMAKQMQTARELAQLQNSIKEHEGYAIQALDQGNEALAIEVAEKIGELETSHSEQQQANESYLKNAQRLKDLIKKSERQLMDYKRQLSMIKTTESVQKATSAITDNFTASNSKLLNAKDSLERIKAKQALFDDKLKAAEQLESEDTDQSLKNKLKEAGIGAKASSAQSILDRLKSK
- a CDS encoding YjfI family protein encodes the protein MNIHKIAIHLNQLEDKTETGFNFDCTPIDGEIDVLQVDVIGREEIPIFLSISDNQILCIAYLWGEEEIKTDLKANMMEAMLEMNIPMPLSSFAKVGNKYVVFGALSIHSSLEDIELEIVTLSDNSLEVISAMDSYLN